In Solanum pennellii chromosome 7, SPENNV200, the following are encoded in one genomic region:
- the LOC107025928 gene encoding cleavage and polyadenylation specificity factor subunit 6, producing MEDNEGGDGVGGEPIEQFHRNEAISAVADDGFMVEEDDDYEDLYNDVNVGENFLQSFRKNEDLVSRNEEVERKPEQPVLPAPPPVVAAPQVVDESGRDDFQGVGGERNPVKEEDVVSGIAARASVGPAVSGTSAGSGFRVELSHPSSKMGDLAERMVNSNVPNQVMAQQPHGGGVAVATGNLGNVGNMGNDNLIRQGGVNMNGAGNIVAGVGVASGGGGSSGGGGATILFVGDLHWWTTDAELEAELSKYGHVKEVKFFEEKASGKSKGYCQVEFHDSSAATACKESMNGHMFNGRPCVVAYASSPYNVKRMGEAQVNRNQQVAQTAVPQARRGPGEAAGKIGNNNTPTGGNYQGGGGGGGDGNRGGYGRGSWGRGGPQAMGNRGPVGPMRNRPGGIAGRGMMGNGGGGFGQGMGGAPPIMHPQTMMGQGFDPAFGGPMGRMGGYGGFPGGPAPPFPGMLSSFPPVGGVGMPGVAPHVNPAFFGRGMPMNGMGMMPGAGMEGPNMGMWSEPNAGGWAGDEHGGRAGESSYAEEAGSDHQYGETTHDRGAWPNNVKEKDRGSERDWSGSTDRKHREGREPSYDRDMAREKDRGHDQDWPEKRYRDDRDVARDRERDRDHERPRERGRDRERDRDRDRHRDDRDRYADHHRYKDREQEYDDEDRGRSSRGHSKSRLSHEEDHRSRSRDADYGKRRRITSE from the coding sequence ATGGAGGATAATGAAGGTGGGGATGGAGTTGGTGGAGAGCCAATCGAGCAGTTTCACAGGAATGAAGCGATCTCTGCTGTTGCTGATGATGGGTTTATGGTTGAAGAGGATGATGATTACGAAGATCTCTACAATGATGTTAATGTTGGTGAGAATTTTCTTCAATCTTTTAGAAAGAATGAGGATTTAGTATCTAGGAATGAGGAGGTAGAGAGGAAGCCTGAGCAGCCTGTCCTTCCGGCGCCACCACCGGTGGTGGCAGCACCGCAAGTGGTGGATGAGAGTGGGCGTGACGATTTTCAGGGTGTGGGTGGGGAGAGGAATCCTGTAAAAGAGGAGGATGTAGTGTCTGGGATTGCTGCTAGAGCGTCCGTAGGTCCAGCTGTGTCTGGGACTTCTGCTGGTAGTGGGTTTAGGGTTGAGTTAAGTCATCCGTCAAGTAAGATGGGTGATTTAGCAGAGCGGATGGTGAATAGTAATGTTCCAAATCAGGTGATGGCTCAACAGCCTCATGGTGGTGGTGTTGCAGTAGCTACTGGAAATTTGGGTAATGTTGGAAATATGGGGAATGATAATTTGATAAGGCAAGGAGGGGTTAATATGAACGGGGCGGGTAATATTGTTGCTGGAGTTGGGGTCGCTAGTGGTGGAGGAGGAAGTAGTGGTGGCGGTGGTGCGACAATTCTGTTTGTTGGTGATCTGCATTGGTGGACCACAGATGCCGAGCTGGAAGCTGAGTTGAGCAAGTATGGACACGTGAAGGAGgtgaaattttttgaagaaaaagctAGTGGGAAGTCTAAAGGATATTGCCAGGTTGAGTTTCATGATTCCTCAGCTGCCACAGCTTGCAAGGAAAGTATGAATGGACATATGTTCAATGGGCGACCATGTGTGGTCGCTTATGCATCATCACCGTATAATGTGAAGAGGATGGGTGAGGCTCAGGTGAATCGAAATCAGCAGGTGGCTCAAACTGCTGTTCCCCAAGCAAGGCGGGGGCCTGGTGAAGCTGCTGGTAAAATTGGAAATAACAACACTCCTACTGGTGGCAATTATCAAGGCGgcggtggtggtggtggggaTGGCAACAGGGGGGGTTATGGTAGAGGAAGTTGGGGTAGAGGGGGTCCTCAAGCTATGGGAAATCGGGGGCCTGTAGGTCCTATGAGAAACAGGCCTGGTGGGATTGCAGGTAGGGGTATGATGGGTAACGGTGGAGGTGGATTTGGACAAGGTATGGGTGGTGCACCTCCTATTATGCATCCTCAAACAATGATGGGTCAAGGCTTTGATCCTGCTTTTGGAGGGCCTATGGGGAGAATGGGTGGTTATGGAGGATTTCCTGGTGGTCCAGCTCCACCATTTCCTGGTATGTTGTCATCTTTTCCACCTGTTGGAGGAGTTGGGATGCCTGGAGTAGCTCCGCATGTAAATCCTGCATTCTTTGGTAGAGGAATGCCAATGAATGGTATGGGAATGATGCCAGGCGCTGGTATGGAGGGGCCTAACATGGGGATGTGGTCAGAACCTAATGCGGGTGGATGGGCTGGTGACGAGCATGGTGGTAGAGCAGGAGAGTCAAGTTATGCAGAAGAAGCTGGGTCTGATCATCAGTATGGAGAAACAACTCACGATAGAGGGGCTTGGCCAAATAATGTGAAAGAGAAAGATAGAGGATCAGAGCGTGATTGGTCTGGTTCTACTGATAGAAAACATAGAGAAGGCAGAGAACCATCCTATGATAGAGACATGGCTCGTGAAAAGGATCGGGGCCACGACCAGGATTGGCCAGAGAAAAGATACCGCGATGATAGAGATGTCGCACGAGACAGAGAGAGGGACCGGGATCATGAACGTCCTAGAGAACGAGGACGTGATCGCGAGAGGGATCGAGATCGTGATCGTCATAGGGATGATAGAGATAGATATGCTGATCATCACAGGTACAAGGACCGTGAGCAAGAATATGATGATGAAGACAGAGGAAGATCATCAAGAGGACACAGCAAATCACGATTATCACATGAAGAAGACCATCGGTCAAGATCAAGGGATGCTGATTATGGAAAGAGGCGGCGTATAACTTCCGAGTGA